A stretch of the Oncorhynchus mykiss isolate Arlee chromosome 23, USDA_OmykA_1.1, whole genome shotgun sequence genome encodes the following:
- the LOC110518872 gene encoding transcription factor A, mitochondrial isoform X2, producing the protein MAPFGLMFSGVCLLKKSFSLFSHASSLTRLVNVIPAVKSLTTIAGAPPKRPLNGYMRFVKQQQPLVVREYPDVKAVDVIRKIAQQWRTLTADQKQPFQQASVVAREQFKVDMQRYQSQLTPAQAAALKQERRCRLAKRKAIRRKRELNSLGKPKRPRSSFNIFMAEHFEESRGTTTQGKMKMLREDWTKLSTSQKQVYMQLAEDDKVRYKNEMKSWEEHMMDIGREDLIRRKETHKNKTATKGGKQKSKVKEVKTKSAGATTVRSGKKA; encoded by the exons ATGGCACCTTTCGGTCTGATGTTTTCTGGGGTTTGCCTTTTGAAAAAGTCATTCAGTCTCTTCTCCCACGCATCCAGTCTTACAAG GCTCGTCAATGTGATCCCAGCGGTAAAGAGTTTGACCACCATTGCAGGCGCTCCCCCTAAGAGGCCCCTGAACGGATACATGAGATTTGTGAAACAGCAACAACCTCTCGTTGTCAGGGAGTATCCAG ATGTCAAAGCTGTCGATGTGATAAGGAAGATTGCACAACAGTGGAGAACTCTGACAGCAGACCAGAAACAG CCTTTTCAACAGGCGTCAGTGGTTGCCAGGGAACAGTTTAAGGTGGACATGCAGAGGTACCAGTCCCAGCTCACACCTGCACAGGCTGCTGCTCTGAAACAGGAGAGGAGATGTAGGCTGGCCAAGAGGAAAGCCATcaggaggaagagg GAGTTGAACAGTCTTGGCAAACCCAAACGTCCCCGGTCGTCCTTTAACATCTTCATGGCAGAACACTTTGAGGAGTCCAGGGGGACGACCACACAG GGCAAGATGAAGATGCTGCGGGAGGACTGGACCAAACTGTCAACCTCACAGAAACAA GTCTACATGCAGCTGGCGGAGGATGATAAAGTGCGCTATAAGAATGAGATGAAGTCCTGGGAGGAACACATGATGGATATTGGACGGGAGGACCTGATCAGACGGAAAGAGACCCACAAGAACAAAACTGCTACTAAAGGAGGCAAACAGAAATCCAAAGTGAAAGAGGTGAAAACTAAATCTGCAGGAGCTACGACAGTGAGGAGCGGGAAAAAGGCCTGA
- the LOC110514011 gene encoding DNA-directed RNA polymerase III subunit RPC4: MTDPSSNTDFMAGYSGITRPNVAGSGLPHRTVLNSPPPPGRLTSLRSRDLTLGGFKKKTFVPNVHSLRKSKDELKEEAHVAPKKERRVREERHRERRERPPQIIQSHSIFEQGPADTVKKPGGWRGTDLTDSRSSPVAKCFKKERRASEENDNDMLHKLQRDDFLDDPGLKNDAKNKPIQLPLYQSSNFLITEATTPSFRAPATTNPNRVGAGHQYGPGQIPQYRPGQGVLSPDQPSVAELFHQLMVSETEELLFIQLPDTIPGQPTTASIPSQPITAPERNCKKDSKSDGKRTSHIKAPDAAGKDVPVLSEFTEGFLGKLQIRKSGKVQLVLGDVTMDVSEGAAFSFLQQLVSVRLSEGLTGDMSILGNVKHKLVCSPDFQALLQEPSPDHSAHL; the protein is encoded by the exons ATGACTGATCCAAGCAGCAACACGGACTTTATGGCTGGCTACTCCGGTATCACCAGACCAAATGTAGCTGGCAGTGGGTTACCTCATCGGACGGTGCTGAACTCCCCGCCTCCTCCAGGCAGACTGACGTCTCTGCGGTCCCGAGACCTGACTCTGGGCGGGTTCAAAAAG AAAACCTTCGTACCCAATGTCCATTCTCTGAGGAAGAGTAAAGATGA GTTAAAGGAAGAGGCCCATGTTGCACCAAAGAAGGAgagaagagtgagggaggagaggcacagggagagaagagagcgCCCCCCTCAGATCATTCAGTCCCACTCCATCTTTGAACAGGGTCCTGCAGACACAGTAAAGAAACCAG GGGGGTGGAGAGGGACCGACCTTACAGACAGCAGATCCTCTCCTGTAGCTAAGTGTTTTAAGAAGGAGAGACGTGCCTCAGAAGAAAACGATAATGATATGTTACACAAGCTTCAACGGGATGAT TTTTTGGATGATCCTGGTTTGAAAAATGATGCCAAGAACAAGCCAATTCAACTGCCACTGTATCAATCTAGCAACTTCCTGATAACAGAGGCAACAACTCCAT CATTTAGAGCCCCTGCTACTACTAACCCAAACAGGGTTGGAGCAGGACATCAGTACGGACCAGGCCAGATCCCTCAGTATAGACCAGGCCAGGGGGTCCTGAGCCCTGACCAGCCCTCTGTAGCAGAGCTCTTCCACCAGCTGATGGTTTCAGAGACAGAAGAATTGCTTTTCATCCAGCTACCTGATACTATCCCTGGCCAGCCAACCACAGCCTCCATCCCAAGCCAGCCAATCACAGCCCCAGAAAGAAATTGTAAAAAAGACTCCAAGTCCGACGGCAAGCGCACCTCTCACATTAAAGCACCA GATGCTGCTGGTAAAGACGTTCCTGTCCTGTCAGAGTTCACAGAGGGGTTTCTGGGTAAACTACAGATCAGGAAGTCTGGCAAGGTGCAGCTGGTGCTGGGAGACGTCACTATGGACGTCTCAGAGGGAGCTGCCTTCTCTTTCCTACAG CAACTGGTGTCTGTGCGTCTGTCTGAGGGCCTGACTGGAGACATGAGTATCCTGGGGAACGTCAAGCACAAGCTGGTCTGCTCTCCAGACTTCCAGGCTCTGCTACAGGAGCCATCACCTGACCACTCAGCACATCTCTAA
- the LOC110518872 gene encoding transcription factor A, mitochondrial isoform X1, whose translation MAPFGLMFSGVCLLKKSFSLFSHASSLTRPPVWTGAGACWTVNSSRLVNVIPAVKSLTTIAGAPPKRPLNGYMRFVKQQQPLVVREYPDVKAVDVIRKIAQQWRTLTADQKQPFQQASVVAREQFKVDMQRYQSQLTPAQAAALKQERRCRLAKRKAIRRKRELNSLGKPKRPRSSFNIFMAEHFEESRGTTTQGKMKMLREDWTKLSTSQKQVYMQLAEDDKVRYKNEMKSWEEHMMDIGREDLIRRKETHKNKTATKGGKQKSKVKEVKTKSAGATTVRSGKKA comes from the exons ATGGCACCTTTCGGTCTGATGTTTTCTGGGGTTTGCCTTTTGAAAAAGTCATTCAGTCTCTTCTCCCACGCATCCAGTCTTACAAG GCCTCCTGTTTGGACGGGggctggtgcttgctggactgtAAATTCATCAAG GCTCGTCAATGTGATCCCAGCGGTAAAGAGTTTGACCACCATTGCAGGCGCTCCCCCTAAGAGGCCCCTGAACGGATACATGAGATTTGTGAAACAGCAACAACCTCTCGTTGTCAGGGAGTATCCAG ATGTCAAAGCTGTCGATGTGATAAGGAAGATTGCACAACAGTGGAGAACTCTGACAGCAGACCAGAAACAG CCTTTTCAACAGGCGTCAGTGGTTGCCAGGGAACAGTTTAAGGTGGACATGCAGAGGTACCAGTCCCAGCTCACACCTGCACAGGCTGCTGCTCTGAAACAGGAGAGGAGATGTAGGCTGGCCAAGAGGAAAGCCATcaggaggaagagg GAGTTGAACAGTCTTGGCAAACCCAAACGTCCCCGGTCGTCCTTTAACATCTTCATGGCAGAACACTTTGAGGAGTCCAGGGGGACGACCACACAG GGCAAGATGAAGATGCTGCGGGAGGACTGGACCAAACTGTCAACCTCACAGAAACAA GTCTACATGCAGCTGGCGGAGGATGATAAAGTGCGCTATAAGAATGAGATGAAGTCCTGGGAGGAACACATGATGGATATTGGACGGGAGGACCTGATCAGACGGAAAGAGACCCACAAGAACAAAACTGCTACTAAAGGAGGCAAACAGAAATCCAAAGTGAAAGAGGTGAAAACTAAATCTGCAGGAGCTACGACAGTGAGGAGCGGGAAAAAGGCCTGA